From the genome of Syngnathoides biaculeatus isolate LvHL_M chromosome 15, ASM1980259v1, whole genome shotgun sequence:
AACATGAaagaatattttcaattttggtATGCTATCAGGAAACGAGAAGTCAacgcacatgatttgctttcacgggCCTCATGAAATGATCTCGTGGaccagatgtggcccccgggcattgactttgacacctgtgctcagCATATTACTACAATACCTACATATGAATCCAACATAGACATTAGCACAATATTTACATAGTAGTAGAATATCAACATACTATATTAGTACAATAGCTGCATATGTATCGGGATACCTTCATAACACTAGAATGTATGTATCGTATGAGTAAAATCATTATTAGATGAGTGAATTGAACCAAAATATGCTGTAGATACAATCcctatatacatacagtaaagcctcggttttcaaacgtccACGTTTTCGGACAAactggttttcgaacaaaaatttcaagatttttttttttttgcttctgttttcgaacgaaaatcggtactcgaacaccctTGACacaacccggaaataacataatgcgcacgGCACAAGCAGCTAACCCACCTATGACAAATTATATTCTATTTTCGAACGCCCCTCGACAACACTGAAATGACATAAcgggggccaagtcgctacagatacggcaatgcactcccagcctagcgtactctactactaaagcatacattttaagcaaaaaataaatttaaattattttatttgtattgtattgtatttatacatatatttctactatgcagtttactatcaggaaaaggtaaaaaaaaaatgctttaaaaagcctaatcttttaggcttggaacgcattatttctttttccattcattgtaatgggaaacatcaatttggttttcaaacaattcccttttcgaaccgttttccggaacggattgcgctcgagaaccgaggcatcaccgtATGAGCGAAATCCGAGTGCAATGGCTGTCAATTAGTATCGTCATCCCGTCACCTGCTTCATTTCCGAATAATGcgtattattttttgtaatttttttgtgcaatCTCTCCTCTCCAGGAAAACGTTCCCATCCCAGCACGCAACACTCTCCGGCTTTGCCGCCGTCTACATTTCCGtaagcatccttttttttttttttaaatacttttgacTTGTCTCAATTTGCATGAGGTGAGCGATGAAATTTAAATGGAAGTCGTGTCGTTCCGAGAGGTCAAGCCGGACGTCGCTGGCTTTGTTTGATTCCTCCCGTTTTGTCTCGGATTGGATGGCGAAACGCAACATGAATAATACAAAAGTCATCTTggagctttttttgttgtctcttctgtgttgttcaaaaaaaaaaaaaaaaaaaaaaacacacaaaataagcattttCAAGTTTCTGCAAAGTCAAGTTTCTTCCGGTCACCACTAATTCATTTGCATATTGCATAGCGACGtaaatcaaaacaatttcatGCTTATTTTGCACACAGTGAGACTTTATCACGATGCAAATATGTTTCATGCGGTTTATAAATCTCGGAAGCAGCACAAACATCCAATATTTGCAATCCACCAGAGGTTAACGTAAATaaatgctcatttttgttttttttttttgctgttgaattatttcatcatttttttaagttctAATGCCTGACTtgaataaaattattcacttaaatCTGCATATTATTCTTTCTGAATatcaaatgactttttaaaaaaatctgttttaatattagttatttgtattgtatttatttttaactgtccttatttcactttatttattttagttatttgtattcattttattttcaatcctCTAAATTCATACTAATTAGAATTATTTGTTGATAATTTTTGATCGCAATTTcctgattttatttgttttttgttttttcttttttattcatctcccataaattatttttcatttcattcattttaattctGTGATTTTATGCACAACTTGAATACAGTTATTCACGTTAATTTGCATATTATTCTTTCTTAATAGgcaaatccatttaaaaaaaaatgttttaatattatttatccggtgtatttgtattgtatttatttataatgctccttatttcacttttttaaatttattttagttatttgtattatttttcttttcagtcctTTAAATTCatacttattttcatttgtatctATGTCAATAATTTTCGATTGTAATTTCCTGATTGTAGtcgtttttattttgtctttattccTCGATGATAAATTACTTTTTATTGATcttaattttgttattttaatggGTAAaaattgggggggagggggttgtaTAATatgttggtatttttattttattcttattcATCCCTCTTTCCGTTTTGCTGCAATTCATCATTTTTGGGATTTATTGATGATTTGAATTGAAAGATCTTTTGAAAAGTACGACCGGAATGTGCTCGGAAAGTGACCAACATTTCTCGCCCCGCCCGCAGATGTACTTCAACGCCAGCATCGGCGCCGCCACCAAGTTGCTGAAGCCGCTGCTGGTGTTCGCCTTCTGCATGGCGGCGGGCCTGGCCGGCCTGACGCAGATCACCCAGCACCGGAGCCACCCCGTCGACGTCTACGCGGGCTACCTGATCGGCGCCGGCATCGGCGTCTACTTGGTCAGTCGTTCGGACGACCGCGCGTCAAATCTACCGCGGGACCGACGCCGCTTTCACCAGAAAAAGATCTCCCGATTGGATCCCGTTCTCGAACTCACCTGGTGTGAAATCGAACTAAAACGCACCTGTCGCCTCCCGTCTGaagattttcaaaaaatattaggAAAATGTTTCttaccccaccccacccccgcccccaaaaacgATTTTTCCCTCTTTCTGAAAAATGCCCCCAAGATACTGCCATAGGAAAGCAGTACAATAAttgtcaaggaactatgttggagTGATAAATCTCGTATGTGagggaggagctaagttgagCCTGGGTTGTTGGTGAAAGTTTCACAAATCATttgtatttgaaatgaaattacaCAGTTATTACATTTACAGGACACTTTTTGATTCACGGCAGGTCTCCGCCTCGATCAAATTCTCAAATTATCCattcgttttctttgccgcttatcctcacaagggtcgcggacagcgccggagcctatcccagctgtcaacgggcaggaggcggggtacaccctgaaccggtcgccagccaatcgcagggcacatgcagacaggcaacagacacactcacgatcacacctacgggcaatttagtgtgtccaattaatgttgcatgtttttgggatgtgggaggaaaccggagtgcccacccggagaaaacccacgtgaacatgcaaactccacacaggggggaggggtctgggatcgaactgtgaggccaacgcatcgCAAATTTGAGCTCGTTCCAGCTAGCATTCCGTGACATTCCGAGAATTCCCCAATCTTGCAGCTTTCTCCGTTTTTCATGAGAAAACctgcaaaataatgaaaacatttttaccaaTTCACATTCCTTGCGacagcatttcattttcaacGTCACAGAAATTTGTTATCTTCAGTTATTTCATATCAAAATGCTGTACTCAGAAgtggtaaggcgttggcctcgcagttctgaggacccgggttcgatcccggccccgcctgtgtgggtttcctccgggtgggcactccggtttcctcccacatcccaaaaacatgcagcgttaattggacactcgaaattgcccgtaggtgcgcttgtgagtgcggctgtttgcctcgatgtgccctgcgattggctggcgaccggttctgggtgcatcctgcctcctgcctgttaagagctgggataggctccagcactcaccgtgacccttgtgaggataagcggctaaggaaatggatggatggatggaaattgcccctaggtgggattgtctccatgtgccctgcgattggctggcgaccggttcagggtgcgccccgcctcctggccgtccacagccgggataggctccggcacgccccgctgcccttgtgaggataagcggctaaggaaacgGATGGAGGTACTCTGAAGTAAGTTGCGGTCGTCCACGTGCAACCGTGCATTGCTGGTTGTGACAAAGCAGCTTGCGTCAGGATGTGCGCGGCTAGCGAGCGAACAGCCAGCCGGCGTTTGGCAGCAGTCGAAGGCTGCCGCCCGTCTTCAAATGAAGCGCTTTCGGTTGTATTTGTCCTGTCGTGCGCGCCAACACCAACTCGATTGTTTGTCAcctcttccctctttttttttttttttttttctttcttccctcTCCCGCCGAGCTATATTTAGCGTTCCTCATtacgagagagacagagagagaaaagcaGTCATCGGATAAGAATTTGCCGCAGCAATTTCACACTCGATTTTTGGGGaggagaaaaggaagaagaagaaaaagaagagttgcACATTTTCACTCTTGTCCTTCACATGTTCAGGCAGAGGCAATTTTGTGTTCCCGCCAAGGAAgaatgaatggggaaaaaaaaaaaaaaacatttgtaataaaatatccatccattttctttgccgctcatcctcacgagggtcgcggggagtgctggagcgtatcccagctgtcaacgggcaggaggcggggcacaccctgaacgggttgacagccaatcgcagggcacgtgcaGACGAACAgttgcaatcacaatcacacctcggggcaatttatccatccatccattctctttgccgctcatcctcacgagggtcgcagggagtgctggtgcctatcccagctgtcaaagggcaggaggcggggcacaccctaaactggttgccagccaatcgcagggcacattgagacaaacagtcgcactcacaatcgcatctAGGGtcaatttattcatccatccatccattttctttgccgctcatcctcacgagggtcgcagggagtgctggtgcctatcccagctgtcaacgggcaggaggcggggcacaccctaaactggttgccagccaatcgcagggcacattgagacaaacagtcgcactcacaatcgcatctagggtcaatttatccatccatccatccattttctttgccgctcatcctcacaagggtcgcagggagtgctggagtctatcccagctgtcaacgggcaggaggcgggtacaccctgaactggagacagacaaaagtcgctacgggcaatttagagtgcttcatattttggggacgtgggaggaaaccggagtacccggagaaaaccccacacaggtacgggaagaccaggaaaactccacacaggcgtggtcGGGAgcgaaccccgatcctcagaagtgtgagcccCAAAGATccttttttgccaatttttgtcttttacaGGACAGCAACAGAAGCCCTCAGGTTCATTTGGTAGGGCTCAATCAGAACTGCCAAAATTGACGTGCAATCATTTTTTCAGTATTAAACGTAAAAGCAACAGATTCAGCACTCGTGGGCCACTGCCCCTGATGCGGTTTCCGTCTCCCTCCAGGCCGTGTACGCAGTGGCAAACTTCAGAGCGTCCGAAGAAGACGCGTCGCCTCGCCCCAAAATGTCGGGGTTGCAGCACAAGGACACGCTGAGGGTGCTGAGTCAGCGCAGTCACGACTCCCTCTACAGGAAGACGCCGCGGGTGTCGGAGAGCCGCGAGGAGCTGGCCGTGGCCATGAGTTCTGGGGCGCGCAGCAAGGTGAGGCGGGAGAAAGCCTGCCTGGCGTCACTCAAGCGAGCAAGTGCCGACGTGGAGCTCCTGGCCACCCGCGGGCCCATGGGCAAGGAGACTATGGTGACGTTCAGCAACACGCTGCCCCGGGTGGCCAACGGCAACAGCCCCATCTCGCCCTCCGATGAGCCGCCCGCCTCCCAGCGCCACATGACGTTCCACATGGCTCTGGACCCGCAAAGATCCCGGCACCTGGTGTCAGAGTGGAAGCAGCGCTCTCTGGAGCTGAGGAGTCAAAGCTCCCGGGACGAGAACCAGAACGAGGGCGAGGGAGGGGCGGACGGGGCGGGCGACCAGGGGGTACCGTCGTCCCTCTACCCCAAAGTCCAAGCCAACAAGGGTATGGCCACGCCCACCACGTCCCGGATGGTGGTGTCTCCGCCGCTGGTCCACATCCCCGAGGAGGCGACGCGACCGCCGCCGGTCTCCCCCAAGAGCGCCAAGACCCGTGCCAAGTGGCTGTCGCTCACCGAGGGGGGCGGCGCCAAAGAGCCCGGTGTGGGGCCCATCGCTGTGTCCACCCCGAGGGTGCCAAACCGCCAGCCGGCCCAGGCGCCTGCTCAGCCGAGAGTCACTCAGGTAAGGTGGAACTATTTTGGTAACAGCGGATCGGGATTCGGTCCCTGCACGGTACAACCAAGACAGGGCACCAGTCAGTACAGGGTCAAGTGTTTCTTGGAATTTCTTCTCCGTGTGattgtgcgggttttctccagaaacCTAGACCTACCTCAATTGTCCATTGTCTGGTTGGGTTAGGATATCAAAACTGAGTCCAGGTCAAAGGTTCTTATCCGCATGCTTGTATTCTTATCTGAATTTCCCTGAGGTGTAATGTGATTGAGGTCGGTTGTACGTAGGTCTGACAACCAACCTGTCCAAGGTGTTCTCAGTCCCTCACTCCAAACCCTCTGGGCTAGACTAGCGATACCTCAAAACCAATTGACAACAGTCTTGTTTCTGACATTTCCTCGCACCTTTCAGGTGATGGCGATGTCCAAGCATCAGAGCCACGGTGGGGGCCCCATGGAGGGTGGCGGCTCCTCCTCGGGCGGCGGCTCCAACTGTTCCGAGTCCCCCTACTACCGGATCCCTTCCGACCGGGACAGCTGCGCCGGCAGTAACCCGGGCAGCGTCGCCGGCAGTGGCAGTATCGTCACCATCGACGCCCACGCC
Proteins encoded in this window:
- the plppr3a gene encoding phospholipid phosphatase-related protein type 3a isoform X3, whose amino-acid sequence is MNVCRGDHQTGCEWSHPKMASPKSRAKKKPPKDSVTLLPCFYFVELPIVLSSLVSLYFLELTDVLSPASVGFRCRDRRLSMPYVETGDELIPLLMLLSLAFAGPAASIMMGEGLMYCMQSKLKTCPKTEGSINAGGCSFNSFLRRTVRFVGVHVFGLLATALVTDVIQLATGYHAPFFLTVCQPNYTAPGVACDGNAYVTQDICMGKDQYAIMSARKTFPSQHATLSGFAAVYISMYFNASIGAATKLLKPLLVFAFCMAAGLAGLTQITQHRSHPVDVYAGYLIGAGIGVYLAVYAVANFRASEEDASPRPKMSGLQHKDTLRVLSQRSHDSLYRKTPRVSESREELAVAMSSGARSKVRREKACLASLKRASADVELLATRGPMGKETMVTFSNTLPRVANGNSPISPSDEPPASQRHMTFHMALDPQRSRHLVSEWKQRSLELRSQSSRDENQNEGEGGADGAGDQGVPSSLYPKVQANKGMATPTTSRMVVSPPLVHIPEEATRPPPVSPKSAKTRAKWLSLTEGGGAKEPGVGPIAVSTPRVPNRQPAQAPAQPRVTQVMAMSKHQSHGGGPMEGGGSSSGGGSNCSESPYYRIPSDRDSCAGSNPGSVAGSGSIVTIDAHAPHHPVVRVTASNGKPWEWRNTISGNPMASETADRGVLRGQDNAPLYRDYRTLPVKKESLGGETPELPPPPHPTSSSPLPPPPQLSSPHLPPPPPHSSLLSQASPRPSSSPLPPPPLPASSTPPPPPPPPHPSCSAVLPPPPHPDLLMDDQMLSHSSTLPRRPSVSARSHAEQEQYYKALQNERML